One stretch of Rathayibacter festucae DSM 15932 DNA includes these proteins:
- the trpC gene encoding indole-3-glycerol phosphate synthase TrpC, with translation MLGDLTAGALADAARRRETVPLAALERRAAERPPALDALAALAPAERVRIIAEVKRSSPSRGALAEIPDPALLAGQYELGGASAISVLTEERRFKGSLADLDAVRAKVSIPVLRKDFIAEPYQVLEARASGADLVLLIVAALEQPVLAELHALVLELGMTPLVETHSGDELERAADLGARLIGVNARDLSTFELDRDLFGRLSERFPADAVKVAESAVLSADDVAHYRRSGADVVLVGEALVTGGDPVSTLAGFLAH, from the coding sequence GTGCTCGGCGATCTGACCGCCGGCGCCCTGGCCGACGCGGCCCGGCGTCGCGAGACCGTCCCGCTCGCCGCCCTCGAGCGGCGTGCCGCCGAGCGCCCGCCCGCCCTCGACGCCCTCGCCGCGCTGGCTCCGGCCGAGCGCGTCAGGATCATCGCCGAGGTCAAGCGGTCCAGCCCGTCCCGCGGCGCCCTCGCCGAGATCCCCGACCCCGCGCTGCTCGCCGGGCAGTACGAGCTCGGGGGAGCGAGCGCGATCAGCGTCCTCACCGAGGAGCGCCGCTTCAAGGGCTCCCTCGCCGACCTCGACGCCGTCCGCGCGAAGGTGTCGATCCCGGTCCTGCGCAAGGACTTCATCGCGGAGCCCTACCAGGTGCTCGAGGCGCGCGCCTCCGGAGCGGACCTCGTCCTGCTCATCGTCGCCGCGCTCGAGCAGCCCGTGCTGGCCGAGCTGCACGCCCTCGTCCTCGAGCTCGGGATGACTCCGCTGGTCGAGACGCACTCGGGCGACGAGCTCGAGCGGGCCGCCGACCTCGGCGCGCGCCTGATCGGGGTCAACGCCCGCGACCTCTCCACCTTCGAGCTCGACCGCGACCTCTTCGGCCGGCTCTCCGAGCGCTTCCCGGCCGACGCCGTCAAGGTCGCGGAGTCGGCGGTCCTCTCGGCCGACGACGTCGCGCACTACCGCCGCTCCGGCGCGGACGTCGTCCTCGTCGGCGAGGCCCTCGTCACCGGCGGCGACCCCGTCTCCACCCTCGCCGGCTTCCTGGCGCACTGA
- a CDS encoding DUF6704 family protein: protein MSTEHDDDNHGHSPAAWTAVVIMLVGFTVGTIAFWFDLPLVVWLSAGLVVVGLLVGVILARLGYGVDGAKANPKARA, encoded by the coding sequence ATGAGCACCGAGCACGACGACGACAACCACGGCCACTCGCCCGCAGCGTGGACGGCCGTCGTCATCATGCTGGTCGGCTTCACGGTCGGCACGATCGCCTTCTGGTTCGACCTGCCCCTCGTCGTCTGGCTGTCCGCCGGGCTCGTCGTGGTCGGCCTCCTCGTCGGCGTGATCCTGGCCCGCCTGGGCTACGGCGTCGACGGCGCGAAGGCCAACCCGAAGGCGCGCGCGTAG
- a CDS encoding Trp biosynthesis-associated membrane protein: MSGRRLKYSAILGIVLLAALELTASTQPWATLVLTPGVGDGRALSVVGTVAAPALSALALAGLALAAALAIAGPVFRIVLGLLQIVLGGSVVLAASTALADPVRAGSSLVTDATAIAGRESVAALVASSSVTAWPVVALVAGVLTAVIGVLVLVTVRRWPGAKKKRVSRFEPADGYGHGATTVRTDDGDIDPVVSWDELSRGDDPTSAR; this comes from the coding sequence GTGAGCGGCCGGCGCCTCAAGTACTCCGCGATCCTCGGGATCGTGCTGCTCGCCGCGCTCGAGCTCACCGCCTCCACCCAGCCCTGGGCGACGCTCGTGCTCACCCCGGGCGTCGGCGACGGCCGGGCGCTCTCCGTCGTCGGCACCGTCGCCGCGCCGGCCCTGTCGGCCCTGGCCCTCGCCGGGCTCGCTCTCGCGGCCGCGCTCGCCATCGCCGGGCCGGTCTTCCGGATCGTCCTCGGGCTGCTGCAGATCGTCCTCGGCGGCTCGGTCGTCCTGGCCGCCTCGACCGCGCTCGCCGATCCCGTGCGCGCCGGCTCGTCGCTGGTCACCGACGCGACCGCGATCGCGGGCCGGGAGTCGGTCGCCGCGCTCGTCGCCTCGTCCTCCGTCACCGCCTGGCCGGTCGTCGCGCTGGTGGCCGGCGTGCTGACCGCGGTCATCGGCGTGCTCGTGCTCGTCACGGTCCGGCGCTGGCCCGGCGCGAAGAAGAAGCGCGTCTCCCGGTTCGAGCCCGCCGACGGCTACGGCCACGGCGCGACCACCGTGCGGACCGACGACGGCGACATCGATCCCGTCGTCTCCTGGGACGAGCTGTCCCGCGGCGACGACCCCACGTCCGCCCGCTGA
- the hisI gene encoding phosphoribosyl-AMP cyclohydrolase — MTTPDDLTAVLDRATFDASGLLPAVIQQHDTGEVLMLGWMDREALRRTLTEGRVTFWSRSRREYWRKGDTSGHAQYVRGAALDCDADTLLVQVEQIGAACHTGEHSCFDVDPLAPVTDLGPQA, encoded by the coding sequence ATGACGACCCCGGACGACCTCACCGCGGTCCTCGACCGCGCGACCTTCGACGCGAGCGGCCTCCTGCCCGCCGTCATCCAGCAGCACGACACCGGCGAGGTGCTGATGCTCGGCTGGATGGACCGCGAGGCCCTGCGCCGCACGCTGACCGAGGGCCGGGTGACCTTCTGGTCGCGCTCCCGCCGGGAGTACTGGCGGAAGGGCGACACCTCCGGGCACGCCCAGTACGTCCGCGGGGCCGCGCTGGACTGCGACGCCGACACGCTGCTCGTGCAGGTCGAGCAGATCGGCGCCGCCTGCCACACCGGCGAGCACTCCTGCTTCGACGTCGATCCGCTCGCCCCGGTGACGGACCTCGGGCCGCAGGCGTGA
- the hisF gene encoding imidazole glycerol phosphate synthase subunit HisF has protein sequence MSLAVRVIPCLDVAAGRVVKGVNFQNLRDAGDPVELARLYFEQGADELTFLDVTATVDDRSTTYEVVRATAEQVFIPLTVGGGVRSVEDVSRLLAHGADKVGVNSAAIARPELIGEIADVFGAQVLVLSLDVKRSDVTPSGFVVTTHGGRRETTLDALAWAADAVERGAGELLVNSIDADGTKQGFDLPLITAMRELSTVPVIASGGAGAVEHFAPAIEAGADAVLAASVFHNRELTIGDVKRALDDSGIEIRR, from the coding sequence ATGAGTCTCGCCGTCCGCGTCATCCCGTGCCTCGACGTGGCCGCCGGCCGCGTCGTCAAGGGCGTCAACTTCCAGAACCTGCGCGACGCCGGCGATCCGGTCGAGCTCGCCCGCCTCTACTTCGAGCAGGGCGCCGACGAGCTGACCTTCCTCGACGTCACCGCCACCGTCGACGACCGCTCCACCACCTACGAGGTCGTCCGCGCGACCGCCGAGCAGGTCTTCATCCCGCTCACCGTCGGCGGGGGAGTGCGCTCGGTCGAGGACGTCTCGCGACTGCTCGCGCACGGCGCGGACAAGGTCGGCGTCAACTCCGCCGCGATCGCCCGCCCCGAGCTGATCGGCGAGATCGCCGACGTCTTCGGCGCGCAGGTGCTGGTGCTCTCGCTCGACGTCAAGCGGAGCGATGTCACGCCCTCGGGCTTCGTCGTCACCACCCACGGGGGTCGCCGCGAGACGACCCTCGACGCCCTCGCCTGGGCGGCCGACGCCGTCGAGCGCGGTGCCGGCGAGCTGCTGGTCAACTCCATCGACGCCGACGGCACCAAGCAGGGCTTCGACCTGCCGCTGATCACGGCGATGCGCGAGCTGAGCACCGTGCCGGTGATCGCCTCGGGCGGCGCCGGCGCCGTCGAGCACTTCGCCCCCGCCATCGAGGCGGGCGCCGACGCGGTGCTCGCCGCCTCCGTCTTCCACAATCGCGAGCTGACGATCGGCGACGTGAAGCGCGCCCTCGACGACTCCGGGATCGAGATCCGCCGATGA
- the hisG gene encoding ATP phosphoribosyltransferase translates to MTTTTPTTPDTAGTTAPPALLRVAVPNKGSLSETAGQMLAEAGYTGRRDPKELHVVDERNGVEFFYLRPRDIATYVGSGALDVGVTGRDLLIDSGSEAREIASLGFADSTFRFAGPAGRYTELQQIDGLRVATSYPGLVGRFLREHGVEVTLIRLDGAVESAIQLGVADVIADVVETGTTLRKAGLEIFGPVILKSTAVLVSGAGEPEGIPVLLRRLQGVLVAREYVLLDYDCPVALLETATALAPGFESPTVSPLHDPEWVAVRVMVPRADMNQVMDRLYDLGARAILVTSIHAARL, encoded by the coding sequence GTGACCACGACCACCCCCACCACTCCTGACACCGCCGGCACCACCGCCCCGCCCGCGCTCCTGCGCGTCGCCGTCCCGAACAAGGGCTCGCTCTCCGAGACCGCCGGCCAGATGCTGGCCGAGGCCGGCTACACCGGCCGCCGCGATCCCAAGGAGCTGCACGTCGTCGACGAGCGCAACGGCGTCGAGTTCTTCTACCTCCGCCCCCGCGACATCGCCACCTACGTCGGCTCCGGCGCGCTCGACGTCGGCGTCACCGGCCGCGACCTGCTGATCGACTCCGGCTCCGAGGCGCGCGAGATCGCCAGCCTCGGCTTCGCCGACTCGACCTTCCGCTTCGCCGGTCCGGCCGGCCGCTACACCGAGCTGCAGCAGATCGACGGCCTCCGCGTCGCGACCAGCTACCCCGGCCTCGTCGGCCGCTTCCTCCGCGAGCACGGCGTCGAGGTCACCCTCATCCGCCTGGACGGCGCGGTCGAGTCGGCCATCCAGCTCGGCGTCGCCGACGTGATCGCCGACGTCGTCGAGACCGGCACCACGCTGCGGAAGGCGGGTCTGGAGATCTTCGGGCCCGTCATCCTGAAGTCCACGGCCGTCCTCGTCTCCGGCGCGGGCGAGCCCGAGGGCATCCCGGTCCTGCTGCGCCGCCTGCAGGGCGTCCTCGTCGCCCGCGAGTACGTGCTGCTCGACTACGACTGCCCCGTCGCGCTGCTCGAGACCGCCACCGCGCTCGCGCCCGGCTTCGAGTCGCCGACCGTCTCGCCGCTGCACGACCCCGAGTGGGTCGCCGTGCGGGTCATGGTGCCGCGCGCCGACATGAACCAGGTGATGGACCGCCTCTACGACCTCGGCGCCCGCGCGATCCTGGTCACCTCGATCCACGCCGCGCGCCTCTAG
- a CDS encoding phosphoribosyl-ATP diphosphatase yields the protein MKTFDDLFAELGEKAAARPEGSGTVRELDAGVHFIGKKIVEEAAEVWMAAEYEGDERTAEEISQLLYHLQVLMLAKGLTTADVYRHL from the coding sequence GTGAAAACTTTCGACGACCTCTTCGCTGAGCTGGGCGAGAAGGCCGCCGCGCGTCCCGAGGGTTCGGGCACGGTCCGCGAGCTCGACGCCGGTGTGCACTTCATCGGCAAGAAGATCGTCGAGGAGGCCGCCGAGGTGTGGATGGCCGCCGAGTACGAGGGCGACGAGCGCACGGCCGAGGAGATCTCGCAGCTGCTCTACCACCTGCAGGTGCTGATGCTCGCGAAGGGCCTGACGACGGCCGACGTCTACCGACATCTGTGA
- the rpe gene encoding ribulose-phosphate 3-epimerase: MPARINPSILSADFVNFEAELQRIAGADLVHVDVMDNHFVPNLTFGLPMVQRLQEVSPRPLDVHLMIDDPDRWAPGYAETGAYSVTFHAEAARDAVALARRLREIGARAGIALKPGTPVDEYLDLLPEFDQVLVMTVEPGFGGQSFMAETMPKLHALREVVDRTGLDVWLQVDGGIAPGTIEIAAEAGADTFVAGSAVFGADDPEAAIVALRDTASSLLHRH, from the coding sequence ATGCCCGCACGGATCAACCCCAGCATCCTGTCCGCCGACTTCGTCAACTTCGAGGCCGAGCTGCAGCGGATCGCCGGGGCCGATCTCGTGCACGTCGACGTGATGGACAACCACTTCGTGCCGAACCTCACGTTCGGCCTGCCGATGGTGCAGCGCCTGCAGGAGGTGTCGCCGCGCCCGCTCGACGTGCACCTGATGATCGACGACCCCGACCGCTGGGCGCCGGGCTACGCCGAGACGGGCGCCTACTCCGTCACCTTCCACGCCGAGGCCGCGCGCGACGCCGTCGCGCTGGCGCGCCGTCTCCGTGAGATCGGCGCGCGCGCCGGCATCGCGCTCAAGCCCGGCACCCCGGTCGACGAGTACCTCGACCTGCTGCCCGAGTTCGACCAGGTGCTGGTGATGACGGTCGAGCCCGGCTTCGGCGGCCAGTCCTTCATGGCGGAGACGATGCCGAAGCTGCACGCGCTGCGCGAGGTCGTCGACCGCACGGGCCTCGACGTCTGGCTCCAGGTCGACGGCGGCATCGCCCCCGGCACGATCGAGATCGCCGCCGAGGCGGGCGCCGACACCTTCGTCGCCGGCTCCGCCGTCTTCGGCGCCGACGACCCGGAGGCGGCCATCGTTGCGCTCCGCGACACCGCCTCCTCCCTCCTGCACCGCCACTGA
- a CDS encoding RsmB/NOP family class I SAM-dependent RNA methyltransferase, whose translation MSARTTAAPARQVAYDVLLAVSGGDAYANLVLPARIRAAELSPADAGLATELCYGTLRLSGYYDRVIALAAGRAVETLDAPVLDALRLGVHQLLGTRVAAHAAVNESVALVAGGSSRGAVAFANAVLRSVTRSSAEEWQQRVADAATSGDDRIAAATSHPVWIVKALRRALAAEGAADELEALLAADNAAPRVNLVALPGLAEAGELPDAEPDRYSPVGLVSTGGDPEAIAPVHEGRVRVQDEGSQLAALALSRAEPVRAGERWLDLCAGPGGKAALLAAEARAGGATLLANEVVPARAGLVRQALAAVDPTVEVRTGDGRTLGEEQPGAFDRVLLDAPCTGLGALRRRPEARWRKTADDVAPLAALQGELLDSALAALAPGGLLAYVTCSPHLGETKRVLALAAERHPGGFELVDTPAVLRGITREPLPLAEGALHAQLWPHRHGTDAMFIQLLRRSPA comes from the coding sequence GTGAGCGCCCGGACCACGGCCGCTCCGGCCCGCCAGGTCGCCTACGACGTCCTGCTCGCGGTCAGCGGCGGCGACGCCTACGCCAACCTCGTGCTGCCCGCCCGGATCCGCGCCGCCGAGCTCTCGCCGGCCGACGCGGGCCTGGCCACCGAGCTCTGCTACGGCACCCTCCGCCTCTCCGGCTACTACGACCGGGTGATCGCCCTCGCCGCCGGCCGCGCCGTCGAGACCCTCGACGCCCCCGTCCTCGACGCGCTCCGGCTCGGCGTGCACCAGCTGCTCGGCACCCGCGTCGCCGCGCACGCCGCCGTCAACGAGAGCGTCGCGCTCGTTGCGGGCGGTTCCTCCCGCGGCGCCGTCGCCTTCGCGAACGCGGTGCTGCGCTCGGTGACCCGCTCGAGCGCCGAGGAGTGGCAGCAGCGCGTCGCGGACGCGGCGACCTCGGGTGACGACCGGATCGCCGCGGCGACCTCGCACCCGGTCTGGATCGTCAAGGCCCTGCGCCGCGCCCTCGCCGCGGAGGGCGCCGCCGACGAGCTCGAGGCCCTGCTCGCCGCCGACAACGCGGCGCCGCGGGTGAACCTCGTCGCCCTGCCCGGCCTCGCGGAGGCCGGCGAGCTGCCCGACGCGGAGCCCGACCGCTACTCGCCGGTCGGCCTCGTCAGCACCGGAGGCGACCCCGAGGCGATCGCGCCCGTGCACGAGGGCCGGGTGCGCGTCCAGGACGAGGGCTCGCAGCTGGCAGCGCTCGCACTCTCCCGCGCCGAGCCCGTCCGCGCGGGCGAGCGCTGGCTCGACCTCTGCGCCGGACCCGGCGGCAAGGCGGCGCTGCTGGCCGCCGAGGCGCGCGCGGGCGGCGCGACGCTGCTGGCCAACGAGGTCGTCCCCGCGCGGGCCGGGCTGGTCCGCCAGGCCCTCGCCGCGGTCGACCCGACCGTCGAGGTCCGCACCGGCGACGGCCGCACCCTCGGCGAGGAGCAGCCCGGCGCCTTCGACCGCGTCCTCCTCGACGCGCCGTGCACCGGACTCGGCGCCCTCCGCCGCCGACCCGAGGCGCGGTGGCGCAAGACCGCCGACGACGTCGCCCCGCTCGCCGCCCTGCAGGGCGAGCTGCTCGACTCCGCCCTCGCCGCGCTCGCGCCCGGCGGCCTGCTCGCCTACGTCACCTGCTCGCCGCACCTCGGCGAGACCAAGCGCGTGCTCGCCCTCGCCGCGGAGCGCCACCCCGGCGGCTTCGAGCTCGTCGACACCCCCGCGGTCCTCCGCGGCATCACCCGCGAGCCGCTGCCGCTCGCCGAGGGCGCGCTGCACGCGCAGCTCTGGCCGCACCGGCACGGGACGGACGCGATGTTCATCCAGCTGCTGCGCCGCAGCCCGGCCTGA
- the fmt gene encoding methionyl-tRNA formyltransferase, translated as MRLVFAGTPAAAVPTLRALAASEHDIVAVVTRADAPVGRKRVLTASPVAAAAEELGLPVLKANRLDEEVTDRIAALEPDLGVIVAYGGLVRARLLAVPRLGWINLHFSLLPRWRGAAPVQRALMAGEQRIGAAVFQLVAELDAGDVFAEIEEEVAGRSAGELLEVLAERGAALTGEVVDGLAAGTAFAVPQSGEVTLAPKLDVTDGRIDWSLPTARILALVRGVTPEPGASTAVGDARLKVLAVDEARTDAHLAPGAVLLDAGRALVGTGDGAVELVSVQPAGKTAMPGAAWARGLRESTVLA; from the coding sequence GTGCGCCTCGTCTTCGCCGGCACGCCGGCCGCCGCCGTCCCCACTCTGCGCGCCCTCGCCGCCTCTGAGCACGACATCGTCGCGGTGGTCACCCGGGCCGACGCGCCCGTCGGCCGGAAGCGCGTGCTCACGGCCTCGCCGGTCGCCGCGGCCGCCGAGGAGCTCGGCCTGCCGGTGCTCAAGGCGAACCGTCTCGACGAGGAGGTGACCGACCGGATCGCGGCCCTCGAGCCGGATCTCGGCGTGATCGTGGCCTACGGCGGCCTCGTCCGCGCGCGGCTGCTGGCGGTGCCGCGCCTGGGCTGGATCAACCTGCACTTCTCGCTGCTGCCGCGCTGGCGCGGCGCGGCACCGGTCCAGCGCGCGCTGATGGCGGGGGAGCAGCGGATCGGCGCGGCCGTCTTCCAGCTGGTGGCCGAGCTCGACGCGGGCGACGTCTTCGCCGAGATCGAGGAGGAGGTCGCCGGGCGCTCGGCCGGCGAGCTGCTCGAGGTGCTCGCCGAGCGCGGGGCCGCCCTGACCGGCGAGGTCGTCGACGGGCTCGCCGCCGGGACCGCGTTCGCCGTGCCGCAGTCGGGCGAGGTCACGCTCGCCCCCAAGCTCGACGTGACCGACGGCCGGATCGACTGGTCCCTGCCGACCGCGCGGATCCTCGCGCTCGTCCGCGGGGTCACTCCCGAGCCCGGCGCGTCGACGGCGGTCGGCGACGCGCGGTTGAAGGTGCTCGCCGTCGACGAGGCGCGCACGGACGCTCACCTCGCGCCCGGTGCCGTGCTCCTCGACGCCGGCCGCGCCCTGGTCGGCACGGGCGACGGCGCGGTCGAGCTCGTCTCGGTGCAGCCCGCCGGCAAGACCGCGATGCCCGGCGCCGCCTGGGCCCGGGGCCTGCGCGAGAGCACGGTGCTCGCGTGA
- a CDS encoding primosomal protein N', which yields MTGPAGRVARVLLDSPLPQLDRLLDYAIPEALREGVRPGVRVRVPLRTGGRIADAFVVEVGEGSEHAGALSELEELVSPLVVLTPEVWALARRVADRAAGGASDVLRLAVPRRHVRVERAHLAALAEAAATATSSEADADAGPAEPGADGSGPGAVTGYPVETFDGLLDGGRLAVNAVPAPVQLASGAWVGGWAVTLAELARTALAAGRDAILAVPDYRDQEQLEQALAEHVPEDAVVRLDARQKGAGRYAAFLRCLTPGPRVIVGNRSVLYAPSSALGLIALWDDGDPLFAEPLAPYAHARDVALVRQEQSGAGLVLLGNTRTVEVERLVGLGFAAPVQPRPSRRPHVVPTAQQTAADEHDQAARIPSTAWRQARIALDSGPVLVQVARPGYAPVVACARCRTVARCNRCQGPLAVHSAGARPSCGWCGLIAADWHCSVCEATALRLVSLGAGRTAEELGRAFPGVKVVVADGAHPILTVPGTPALVVATRGGEPRADGGYHAVLLLDGERMLARESLRVADDALRTWSNAAALARPGAPVLLVGVAGRLATALATWRQDEYLRAELIERRELRFPPAVRLATVSGDAHAVTEALDALDEADRHEVLGPVGLEDGSVRAIVRFDYARGAEVAARLRSAVIRNATRRRRPPTTPGRFRPAPKLRVRLDDPDIL from the coding sequence GTGACCGGTCCGGCGGGGCGCGTCGCGCGCGTGCTCCTCGACTCGCCGCTCCCGCAGCTCGACCGGCTGCTCGACTACGCGATCCCCGAGGCGCTCCGCGAGGGCGTCCGGCCGGGTGTCCGGGTCCGCGTCCCGCTGCGCACCGGCGGGCGGATCGCGGACGCGTTCGTCGTCGAGGTCGGCGAGGGCTCCGAGCACGCGGGCGCGCTGAGCGAGCTCGAGGAGCTCGTCTCGCCGCTCGTCGTGCTCACCCCCGAGGTCTGGGCACTCGCCCGCCGCGTCGCGGACCGCGCCGCCGGGGGAGCGAGCGACGTGCTGCGCCTCGCCGTGCCGCGGCGCCATGTGCGGGTCGAGCGGGCGCATCTCGCGGCCCTCGCCGAGGCGGCGGCGACCGCCACCTCGTCCGAGGCGGACGCGGACGCCGGCCCGGCCGAGCCGGGCGCGGACGGCTCCGGGCCCGGCGCGGTGACCGGCTACCCCGTGGAGACGTTCGACGGCCTCCTCGACGGCGGGCGCCTCGCGGTGAACGCCGTGCCCGCGCCGGTGCAGCTCGCCTCCGGAGCCTGGGTCGGCGGCTGGGCGGTGACGCTCGCCGAGCTCGCCCGCACGGCGCTGGCGGCCGGCCGCGACGCGATCCTCGCGGTGCCCGACTACCGCGACCAGGAGCAGCTCGAGCAGGCCCTCGCCGAGCACGTCCCCGAGGACGCGGTCGTCCGCCTCGACGCCCGGCAGAAGGGCGCCGGCCGCTACGCCGCGTTCCTGCGCTGCCTCACCCCCGGGCCGCGGGTCATCGTCGGCAACCGCTCCGTGCTCTACGCGCCCTCGTCGGCGCTCGGCCTGATCGCGCTCTGGGACGACGGCGATCCGCTCTTCGCCGAGCCGCTCGCCCCCTACGCGCACGCCCGCGACGTGGCGCTGGTGCGGCAGGAGCAGAGCGGCGCCGGGCTGGTGCTGCTCGGCAACACCCGCACGGTCGAGGTGGAGCGGCTGGTCGGCCTCGGCTTCGCGGCCCCGGTGCAGCCGCGGCCCTCGCGGCGCCCGCACGTCGTGCCGACCGCGCAGCAGACGGCCGCCGACGAGCACGACCAGGCCGCGCGCATCCCCTCCACCGCCTGGCGGCAGGCGCGGATCGCCCTCGACTCGGGCCCGGTGCTCGTCCAGGTCGCCCGCCCCGGCTACGCGCCGGTGGTCGCCTGCGCGCGCTGCCGCACCGTGGCGCGCTGCAACCGCTGCCAGGGTCCGCTCGCCGTGCACTCCGCCGGCGCGCGGCCGAGCTGCGGCTGGTGCGGCCTGATCGCCGCCGACTGGCACTGCTCGGTCTGCGAGGCGACGGCGCTGCGCCTGGTGAGCCTCGGCGCGGGACGGACGGCGGAGGAGCTCGGCCGCGCGTTCCCCGGCGTCAAGGTCGTCGTCGCGGACGGCGCGCACCCGATCCTCACCGTGCCCGGCACACCCGCGCTCGTCGTCGCCACCCGCGGCGGCGAGCCCCGGGCCGACGGCGGCTACCACGCCGTGCTGCTGCTCGACGGCGAGCGGATGCTCGCGCGGGAGAGCCTGCGCGTCGCCGACGACGCCCTGCGCACCTGGTCCAACGCGGCCGCGCTGGCCCGCCCGGGCGCTCCCGTGCTGCTGGTCGGCGTCGCCGGGCGGCTCGCGACGGCCCTCGCGACCTGGCGCCAGGACGAGTACCTCCGCGCCGAGCTGATCGAGCGGCGCGAGCTGCGCTTCCCGCCCGCCGTCCGGCTCGCGACCGTCAGCGGCGACGCGCACGCGGTGACGGAGGCGCTCGACGCGCTCGACGAGGCGGACCGGCACGAGGTGCTCGGCCCGGTCGGGCTCGAGGACGGCTCCGTCCGGGCGATCGTGCGCTTCGACTACGCTCGCGGGGCGGAGGTCGCCGCCCGCCTCCGGTCCGCCGTGATCCGCAACGCGACCCGCCGCCGCCGGCCGCCCACCACGCCGGGCCGCTTCCGGCCGGCGCCGAAGCTGCGCGTCCGGCTGGACGACCCCGACATCCTCTAG
- the metK gene encoding methionine adenosyltransferase — protein sequence MTSGPLRLFTSESVTEGHPDKICDQISDRILDALLREDPRSRVAVETLVTTGLVHVAGEVSTSGYVEIPAIVRDTIVEIGYDSSLKGFDGRSCGVSVSIGQQSPEIAAGVDTALEVRGDASDEDAFDRQGAGDQGLMFGFATDETPEYMPLPSWLSHRLAERLAEVRKTGELDYLRPDGKTQVTIGYDGTTPATIDTVVLSTQHAEHVSTATIHADIEEHVIRPVLERVDLDSSGVRLLINPSGRFEIGGPQGDAGLTGRKIIVDTYGGAARHGGGAFSGKDPSKVDRSAAYAMRWVAKNAVAAGLARRMEVQVAYAIGKAAPVGLYVETFGTGTLPDEQITEAIRSVFDLRPAAIIHALDLLRPIYSQTSVYGHFGRELPDFTWERLDRVDDLRSAAGLS from the coding sequence ATGACCTCCGGCCCCCTCCGCCTGTTCACCTCCGAGTCCGTGACCGAGGGTCACCCGGACAAGATCTGCGACCAGATCTCGGACCGCATCCTCGACGCGCTCCTCCGCGAGGACCCGCGCAGCCGGGTCGCCGTCGAGACGCTCGTCACCACGGGGCTCGTGCACGTCGCCGGCGAGGTCTCCACCTCGGGCTACGTCGAGATCCCCGCGATCGTCCGCGACACGATCGTCGAGATCGGCTACGACTCCTCGCTCAAGGGCTTCGACGGCCGCTCCTGCGGCGTCTCCGTCTCGATCGGGCAGCAGTCGCCCGAGATCGCCGCGGGGGTCGACACGGCCCTCGAGGTGCGCGGCGACGCCTCGGACGAGGACGCGTTCGACCGCCAGGGCGCGGGCGACCAGGGCCTGATGTTCGGCTTCGCCACCGACGAGACCCCCGAGTACATGCCGCTGCCGAGCTGGCTCTCGCACCGCCTCGCGGAGCGCCTCGCCGAGGTCCGCAAGACCGGCGAGCTGGACTACCTCCGGCCCGACGGCAAGACGCAGGTCACCATCGGCTACGACGGCACGACGCCGGCGACGATCGACACGGTCGTGCTCTCCACCCAGCACGCCGAGCACGTCAGCACCGCCACGATCCACGCGGACATCGAGGAGCACGTGATCCGCCCCGTGCTCGAGCGCGTCGACCTCGACTCCTCCGGCGTGCGCCTGCTGATCAACCCCTCCGGCCGCTTCGAGATCGGCGGCCCGCAGGGCGACGCCGGGCTCACCGGCCGCAAGATCATCGTCGACACCTACGGCGGAGCCGCGCGCCACGGCGGCGGCGCCTTCTCGGGCAAGGACCCGTCGAAGGTCGACCGCTCGGCTGCCTACGCCATGCGCTGGGTCGCGAAGAACGCGGTCGCCGCAGGTCTCGCCCGCCGGATGGAGGTTCAGGTCGCCTACGCGATCGGCAAGGCCGCCCCGGTCGGCCTCTACGTCGAGACGTTCGGCACCGGCACGCTTCCCGACGAGCAGATCACCGAGGCGATCCGCTCGGTCTTCGACCTGCGTCCCGCCGCGATCATCCACGCGCTCGACCTGCTCCGCCCGATCTACTCGCAGACCTCGGTCTACGGGCACTTCGGCCGCGAGCTGCCCGACTTCACCTGGGAGCGCCTCGACCGCGTCGACGACCTCCGCTCCGCCGCGGGTCTCTCGTAG